From a region of the Nitrospira sp. genome:
- a CDS encoding CBS domain-containing protein, whose amino-acid sequence MPKRVRTGLTRSDILDRYVERFKQQLVKFQPFLSRKRGSASLEDFDETAEELIGQVFGAASDESEAYLLAKTGESALLPEEAQESGTHNVERESLQQRRQVLESCLADLELRRRVQATRKAKGVGQALVADYMSHEVRSIHREASIKQAGQMLQKHKVGSLIVDDGSRYIGIITDSDVTRKAVAKGLDPNSTTVATCMSRSIVTIEEDESLADAMSLMKKQGIRHLPVTADATIIGVLSVSDLLRALEAQISS is encoded by the coding sequence ATGCCGAAGCGAGTTCGCACGGGGTTGACGCGGAGTGATATTCTCGATCGGTATGTCGAACGGTTCAAGCAGCAGCTCGTGAAATTTCAACCCTTCCTCTCGCGCAAACGCGGGTCGGCTTCGCTTGAAGATTTCGACGAAACAGCGGAAGAGCTGATCGGTCAGGTGTTCGGTGCTGCCTCCGATGAATCGGAGGCCTATCTCCTAGCAAAAACGGGAGAGTCCGCGCTCTTACCGGAAGAAGCGCAGGAAAGTGGGACGCACAATGTGGAACGCGAGAGTCTACAGCAGCGACGACAAGTACTGGAAAGCTGCCTCGCCGACCTCGAATTGCGTCGCCGTGTGCAGGCGACCAGGAAGGCAAAAGGAGTTGGGCAGGCACTCGTCGCAGACTATATGTCGCACGAGGTCCGAAGCATCCATAGAGAGGCCTCGATCAAACAAGCGGGGCAGATGTTGCAGAAGCACAAAGTCGGTTCACTGATCGTGGACGATGGTTCTCGTTATATCGGGATCATCACCGATTCCGATGTCACCCGCAAAGCGGTCGCCAAAGGGTTGGATCCCAACAGCACCACTGTCGCCACCTGCATGAGCCGATCAATCGTGACAATCGAAGAAGATGAGTCTTTAGCGGACGCCATGTCGCTGATGAAGAAGCAGGGAATCCGGCATCTGCCTGTGACTGCCGATGCCACCATCATCGGCGTACTTTCCGTCTCAGACCTCCTGCGTGCCTTAGAGGCGCAGATATCGTCCTAA
- a CDS encoding ABC-F family ATP-binding cassette domain-containing protein: MPPIMLLSCESLGKTFGIKPLFTDLSLGLCEGDHVGLIGPNGSGKSTLLKILAGLEVPDSGTRAVRRQIRIGYVPQEPSFAEQHSVEDTLAQVLLDEGLDPHEHGGRIAKALSLGGFVRSDQVVSTLSGGWKKRLAIARSLMLEPDVLLMDEPTNHLDLDGILWLEDLLKAEPNAFIVISHDRRFLESVTTRIWELNRRYANGLFQANGRYSEFLEQRDAALQAQADYQASLANRVRREVEWLRRGPKARTTKAKARIDSAGRLIDELQDIESRQGSASAGIDFTASGRKSKQLLVAKEIGKSLGGKPIVSCLDLMIGPGERIGLLGPNGGGKTTLLKLLAGTLPTDSGTITRADRLRVVTFDQHRESLDQQATLRRALAPAGGDAVVYQDRSVHLVSWAKRFLFRPEQLDLPVSRLSGGEQARLLIARLMLQPADLLLLDEPTNDLDIPTLDVLEDSLLEFAGALVLVTHDRWLLDRVSTRLLALDGTGCAEWFADYAQWESAQAKKTTQERKSQIAKESLGPAGASKRKGLSYKEQKEWDQIEVTIQKAEARVAACQVAANDPSIASSASDLQERYAALHTAQADVERLYARWAELDEKRAQAISSTKF, translated from the coding sequence ATGCCGCCGATCATGCTGCTCAGTTGCGAGTCTCTTGGGAAGACCTTCGGTATCAAACCGTTGTTCACTGACCTGTCGCTCGGACTGTGCGAAGGCGACCATGTCGGGCTGATCGGCCCCAACGGTTCCGGGAAATCCACGTTGCTCAAGATACTCGCCGGCCTTGAGGTGCCGGATAGCGGGACTCGAGCTGTGCGGCGGCAGATCCGCATCGGCTATGTCCCACAAGAGCCCTCCTTTGCTGAGCAGCACTCGGTCGAGGACACGTTGGCCCAAGTCCTTCTCGACGAGGGACTGGATCCGCATGAGCATGGCGGGCGAATTGCCAAAGCGCTCAGCCTCGGAGGATTTGTTCGATCCGATCAGGTGGTCTCGACACTTTCGGGAGGATGGAAGAAGCGGTTGGCGATCGCACGGTCACTGATGCTGGAACCGGACGTGCTGCTCATGGACGAGCCGACTAACCATCTGGACCTCGACGGCATCCTTTGGCTCGAAGACCTGCTGAAGGCTGAGCCGAATGCGTTCATCGTGATTAGTCACGATCGGCGATTCCTGGAATCAGTGACCACGCGAATCTGGGAATTGAACCGGAGATACGCCAATGGCCTCTTTCAGGCAAACGGGCGGTACAGCGAGTTCCTGGAGCAGCGCGACGCGGCCTTGCAGGCACAGGCCGACTATCAGGCGTCATTGGCCAATCGAGTCCGGCGCGAAGTGGAATGGCTCAGGCGAGGCCCCAAAGCCCGCACGACCAAAGCCAAGGCCCGGATTGACTCGGCGGGACGGCTCATCGACGAGCTGCAGGATATTGAGTCCCGGCAGGGGAGCGCGTCGGCCGGAATCGACTTCACGGCTTCCGGTCGAAAGTCGAAACAATTGTTGGTCGCAAAAGAGATTGGGAAATCGCTCGGCGGCAAGCCCATCGTGTCCTGCCTCGACCTCATGATAGGGCCAGGCGAACGGATTGGTCTCCTCGGCCCCAATGGGGGCGGCAAGACCACTCTCCTCAAACTCTTGGCGGGCACGTTGCCGACAGACAGCGGCACCATCACCCGAGCCGATCGGCTCCGTGTCGTGACGTTCGACCAACATCGCGAGTCGTTGGACCAGCAGGCCACGTTGCGGCGTGCCCTCGCTCCTGCCGGTGGCGATGCCGTCGTATACCAGGATCGGTCCGTGCATCTGGTCTCATGGGCCAAGCGTTTTCTGTTCAGGCCGGAGCAGCTGGATTTGCCGGTCTCCCGTCTGTCCGGGGGAGAGCAGGCCCGGTTGCTGATCGCACGGTTGATGCTCCAGCCGGCGGATCTCTTACTCCTCGACGAGCCCACGAACGATTTGGATATTCCGACGCTCGACGTGCTGGAAGACAGCTTGCTGGAGTTCGCCGGGGCACTCGTTCTGGTGACGCACGACCGGTGGCTGCTGGACCGCGTCTCCACCAGACTTCTCGCTCTGGATGGGACGGGGTGCGCCGAGTGGTTCGCCGACTATGCCCAATGGGAATCCGCGCAGGCCAAAAAAACGACGCAAGAACGAAAATCTCAGATTGCAAAGGAAAGCCTTGGACCGGCGGGGGCGTCCAAACGGAAAGGCTTGTCGTACAAAGAACAGAAAGAATGGGATCAGATCGAAGTCACGATTCAGAAAGCCGAAGCGCGGGTGGCCGCCTGCCAAGTGGCGGCAAATGATCCATCCATTGCTTCCTCCGCTTCCGATTTACAAGAGCGCTATGCAGCGTTGCACACCGCGCAGGCCGACGTCGAACGTCTCTACGCCCGCTGGGCCGAATTGGACGAGAAACGCGCCCAGGCGATCAGCAGCACGAAATTCTAG